GAGCGTTTAACAACACAGATCGACAGCAACTGGTGCAACAAACTTTGTTTATTGGATAAtatgaagtattttttttcaaactcatTTCAAGCaagctgtgtaaaaaaaaaagcagatcaTCACTACAACATGAGAGATCAGATGTTAGCCCCTGACAGAGTTTATAAACACTCACATCTTGTTGAACAGACAGAGCCAAATCTACACCTCCAACACACCCACACTACGAGgagtgaaaattaaaaaatcctctaaaatgtgatgtttagattttttaacaaaacacatttttaaaagattcCTACAGGGTTCTGTCCAAAATAAACTGTTGAAGGAGgaatcaaactgtgtgtgtccgtACATTTGTCTAAAACAGGGTACtgaaattattcattttcatttctgcattttttttaattctttcacAGTCTTCAACAAACCACAGATGCTGACATTTGGATTTTGACACCGATCGTCAGAAAAAGGAGAccaacaacaaaacatgaaaaggGGGTAGATTTCAGTACTTTGTATGTTCCAGGGACGGACAGGTTGAGCTTGTCCATTGCGGTTCCCTGCTAGACTCTTGACTGCCTGAGTCCTCAACCTGTATAGAGTCCAAATGTCCTCCCTTAGTCTCAGAATGTATTCTTGATCTTGCTGGCCACCAGCGCTAAGATCTCTCCCGTCTTCTTCTGCCAGTTCAGGACGTGTTTGGACTCGGCACACCATAGCTCTCCGTGGCGGGGCTCCGCGTTCTCACAGCGCTTCCGCACCTcttcctgttgttcctgatggaAGAAACCACAAGTGAGGTTGGACAGTTTTTGGCAAAAGCAAGTGCATCGTATATACACTCCTCTGcccaaatactttttttcttcgCAACCACATATTTTGTATCTTAATGATGCACATTTTTAAGTAGTAAAATTGCATTGACTGAATTTAGATCTTTATAGGATTCAGGGATTCCAATCTTGCCTGATGTTTAACTGCGATTTTTACACCGAAGTCTCACAGAGACTCTCACCCAGAGAAGGACAGTCAATAGTAAGACTCTCACCTCTGTCCCATGTTGCAGCTCAAACTTGTAGAAGAGACCCCAAGCATCTCCGAGGTCGGGGTCAATCTTCACCGTCCTGAGGAACCACTCTCTGGCTTTGGTGATCTTACGTTCACTCCAAAACAGCCTGAAACGTGCACACAAGATAAGTTGAACCAAAACATTGTCATACAGGAATTTTAAAAGCTAAATGGAATGTAAACCAGCAAAGACAGCAGGGCTTATTATTGAGAAGACGCGGTCATACTTGGCTACAGCGAGCAACACGTGGGGATCGTGTTCACACTTCTTCAAAGCGTCCACACTCTTGGTTTTCCTTTGGGGCCTGGCCTCCAGAAACACAGCCTCAGCCCACAGGATACCTTTGTAGGAAGGAACAGGGAgtggagagaaatggagaatTGCAGATGACAGacggaaaaaaactaaatgccaAAAGTATTTTCAAAATTGTGGTTTTTGTTAAAGGTCTGTAGTGTAGTTTTTGACAATGATTTTAGGACAAATCGAACAAATGTCCGGAGACTtcacacaacagcaacaatatgCTCTCACCTGAATTGGGGCACTCCTGCAGGGCTTTGGCCATGAGTGTGTTGGAGATGTTCTTCAGTCCAGCCCTGAACTCCAGTCTAACCGAGTCCAGCCTGGTGAATATGATCATGAACACATCTTTTTAGACACAGAGTTGCACATGCCTGTCAGAGTTCGATAGGTGGaggtattttttgtttttaaatttgacatcaatctcagtttgtgtttctgtgctgcatCTAAATAAATGTGGCACGAGCCCATGTTGTCTCATGTTCTCTGATTCAAGTTTCTACTTCTACAGAAATGATTACAATCTGTCCGTGGGTGTTGGTGCAAGCTTTTTCTCCTCCatgcagtgaaatgaaaatgccaCAAAAAGCCCAAAACATAAATTGAGTAAAGAGAAGGAAGCCACTTGAATTTTTAATTGCCCATTTGATAATAATCACTTTAAACAGTCACATTACTATAATTAATACACTAATAAACtacacaggagacacatttgaAAACTTAAGTGCTTCCTCAAGCAGCATGCTGCTTTTGCATTCAAGTGGCTTATTCAcagtctgtttgttgtgtgttttctcaccatAGCTCGGGGCTCTGGGGGTTCTTGAGTCTTGCCTTCTCCAGGATCGCTCTGGCTCTGGTCAGCTGTCCCACTCGCTCTTCAAGATGAGACAGCAACAACCACAGGGATGTCGAGTGGGGACACTTTTTCAACTGAAGCAAATAACGAGACATATGCCATTTATTAGAGAACCGCACATTTTCATCAAAAACATGTGCGAGCAAAAATAACCCTTAGAAGTCAGAACTCCTTTACAGGCATGCAAACCCATGTATGGTGAAAAAAGAGAGCTATCCAAAGTAGAAAAAAACTGCGTAATATACCATCTGACGATGGCCTGTGCTATTATGCTTAAATTAACAGGAAATTCCATTTAATGTACACAGATCAATAAGAGATCGAGATGTTAAGtagtaaattgtgtttttttttcagaattagAGTGTTGGGGAGTAGTTAACTACGTGGTTCTCCGTCAGGAACGAGCAGGTGAATAATGTCTGTTCTATTATATGGGCcagaaaacatatatatatgatataaatgatcaaatatgcatcccatacttttgattttcctgctgttctcctggagtttaaatttccccgatttcccccccccccacataatgaaatttccccatctgcccatccactgTAATCCCTGGAGTAGCCGGGCTGGAGGCACTCTGACTCGGCCAGTAGAGCTTGTGCGAGGCGCCTTCTCCTACagtacttcttttttttttttgctcaatgCAGTTCACTCTTATGATTATTTGTGAGACAAATACGGACATTCACCTAAATCGATGTTCAAATTTGCATGCTCACCCCTTGGTTGTATGCCTCTCTGGCCTTGTCCATGTTTTCACCCTGCTCCTCGATCTGGCCTCTCATCATCCAAAGTTTTGGGAAGTCCTCGTAGTGTTTCAGGGCCTCAGTGCACAGCTCCTGGGCAGCTTCTATGTTTCCCAGCACCCACTCCAACTTCACGGATTTCATAAATACCTGAAGAGATTACAAATACAGACAAGATGTTTAGACAGCAAATATAAACAGACCCTGTGAACTACTACTTGAAATATACTTACAACAGGATTgtataaaaatatttgtataaccAAATGATATAACGCGAAATCAAGACGATTTATTGGTTGACCGAGAAAAATCTGTCCATACgggcttttcacagacatatgtgtgtctgtgtttatgttgcaCTAATATGAAAAGTGTATTTTACAGAATAGACAAATCCGAAAAGATGTGCTGTTATATTTTATGTcacaaatatgtttattttgttgattcataaatatataatattatgaataataaagtttatggttaaattgttaaatatcaagcctcaataaCAATCtatgtcataagggtttgatgaAGACATCTTTGGAATCATGacgaaattaaaaaatatatttatatattggcCGATATATCGTAATTTCTTTCTCCCCAATATCGGTATTGGCATCTGCCCCCAAAAATTCACATCAAGCCAGGCTCTTTTGTAAATACACTACCAGCattcaaatgtttcaaataCAAACTTCCTCAGGCAAAATCTCAATACTGCTTCATCAACACCATGTATTGGTCTTATCTGACAGGACAATCAGTGCAGCCAACGTTAAAGCAGGTTTACACAGTTATATCTGTCAATGAATACAAAACAGATCATTAAAAGAGTGTTGGAGAGGTCACCTGGTAGGCAGAGTGGTGGTTTGTTTTGAACAACTGTTTTGAGATAAAGGAACCTGGCAAGCCTGAACCTGAGAAAACAGCATGTTTGTAGAAACTCTATATTTCAATGCACTAGTGACTGACTATTAAACAAAGGCTGTAAAGCCgagagaaataaaatctgatAATCAAGCCACCAGTACCAGCATTtcttgaagaaaaacaaaacaaaatgttctggTATACAGGGTCATGAAAGGACAGTATTTCTCTGTACAAATTAATAGCCCAAGAACATGGTGTTCTTATGGCATCAATcttgacaaaaaaacaatatgcacattccttatttttctcttttcagtatATTTTATAATCTaactttttctactttttttccAGCAGATAAGTGGATTTTCTTCAGAATAAACCTGATGAGAGTTTGAAACAgggaaaaactttatttttgttttctcactcaCCCTGGCTGTTGGGGCGCTGCTACGGGCCTTGGCCAGCAGTCGACGGGCTCTTTCATACTCATTATTCTCAGACTCCAGTTTGACAGCAGCAAGCCAGATCTCTTCACTGTTAGGGTTAGCCTAGAACAATTTAAAGAGGTGGGTCAGAGGTAGAACACATTGctaagagagagaaacagaagaaagggTCACACAAAAGCCATTTCCTGTCTtgtggaggatctccagagaattgggtccggactttctccgctGTTCACCTTTCACACACCAAAAATGCAGctggaggttctctgctcagacacgttcataaatgcaaaaaaatcgTCTGCAGGATTGAACTTTCTCCGACTGAGTCTGCAGAAACtcagtgcatgcctgaaagcagctatagatAAGACACATGCTCACATGGACACTACATGAACAGGTCAAAATGTTATTGACTGTATCATCACCTGGAAGGCCAGAGCCAGGATACTTCTGGCTGCAGGCACATCCTCAGCCAGCCACTTGGACTTGGCACCCATCAGCCACAGGACCTCGGCCTTGGGACAGTGAGCCACAGCTCTCTGGAGCAGGGCCTCCAAAGACTCTCTGAAAGATGCAATGAAAGAGGAATGGATGAGAGGAGCACAGAGCAAATTGATGAAGCAGAGtaaagcagagaaaagcagatgTTAAATATAGtgaataagaaataaagaaagttcCAGCTTTAGAGCGAGCTACATTTACAAAAGAAGAGCTGGTCACCTGGTGCCGTGGTTCTTCTCAAAGTAGGCGGCTCTGAGCCAGACACTTTTTTTACTGGGGAACACCTGCAGAGAGTGGGCGTAGATGGCCCTGGCACACTCCAGCGCTCCATgggacacacactgaaacataaCAGACAAGCATCTATAAAACTCTGCAGGTAAATGAGTATGTGAAGTTCCTCTCAAGGAGTTGGGGTCCAAGCGTGgcctgtgtaaaaaaaaaaaaacatcgcATTACTCACACTGTCCGAATCCTCCATCCAAGTGTGTTTACGGTCCTCCTCCTCAATACCAATCCCGATGACGGCCCTTATCACAGCCTGGCAGGTAGCCACACTGCCTGCTTTGTCACACTCCTCTGCATCCTGCAAGACAAGAGGAAACATTGAGGAGGGAAAGCGATTCTGGGTGGTACACAGGAGGACAATGCAAAAAGTTAAAGCATAAGTTACTGACACCAATTTGAGAGGAATGATGGAGCTGGAACCAGAAACCTGGAAATGAACCTGGATTTCTGATTGATAAAATATGAGTCCATCTGTCATCGGGGTTTCAATGAGCGCAACACACAGGGCCAGACAAGATAGTCAGGAAAAGAGCAAGTGTGAGAAAGTTATTCTGTGATTGCACAACAACAGTGAGCGGCATTAAAAATGTCAAGACACAGAGCTggcttgttttcttttgcacCCAGATGAAATAGCAGAAGGTAGCTTTGCCAAAGTATACTGGCAAGCTGTCAAACACATGACGCAGTCTCTACTCACTcaacatcaacatttaaaaagtgaaaacattcaTTTGTTCACTCTAATTGTAGAGACACGGGGGAAAAAATTCACTGGTgtaaacagaaaagaaactaCGGGCTGGATTTACTCCAGTGTTTGTGAACATTACTGATGTTTTTGTTAGGGcataaaaaacaccaacaactttgttactttttgtttACTGTTTCTCTAAATTTTGAAGTGACAGTAGACTGAGAATTATAACTTAATCAAAGCTCCATTTCTTTTTTAGTGGTGCTCAAAGACAAAGTTAATTAGTTACATCTGTACATCAACACAACAGACTCTGCAACACATAAGGTTTTCATTAGGGGTGGAAATCTCTAGTCCTCTcatgattcaattcaattctgATGGATACACCGATTATCGATGCATCaaagaattttatttctatacaggattttattttttaaccctGCATCTTCACAAGCCTCAtgatttgtgcttttaaaaagtattgtagacagttactgttattacaagtgtAATTTACTAAATAAGATTTTCTATTCAAAATTCTGACTACAGCAATTGGTCCATAACTGTATCAGGGTGGCCCCGCACGGTCCCCCCTTGGCAGCACTGAGGCGTATGACTCCTCTGTTCAACAACAGAttttgctcctctgctcttttctaaatCACTCAAACTTTGAGCTGATCTTTACAAGTGCATTTCTTTATTGGTctacaaacagctgcaggaatTGCTGCTGTGTCTTTTTCCCTCTCAGAGATGTCAAAGAAATCCCAAAGCCACAGCAACACACCTGTATCCACTGCTCTCTGTTGATCTCTACACCGTTGGCGTGTAGAGAGGTGATGGCTCTGTCGATGATCTTTTCCACCATCTGAGTGTTGCCATTGGCCTCCTCCAATTTAGCAGCAGTAATCCAGATGTGGCGATCAGTGGGAATGTTCTCTCGAGCTTTGTTCAGGACACGACGGGCGTTCTCGTACGTCTCTAACCGGGCCAGTGCCAGCCACAGCTAGAGAAGGACAggcaaaaacaatttaatatagAGGTAGGTGCAAAGCTTTGTTTCTTGCATTGTATTGATGTGGATGCATGCGATGCATCGTGTTGGTGGAAAGAAATCTACGTGTGCTAAGCGTACCTCCACACTCGTAGGGCAACACTCAACAGCTCGGCTAAGCATGATCCTGGCATCCTCTGGCTCCTCCAGCTCAACAGCCGTCTTCCACAGTCGAACTGACTTGGACACGTTCTCCAGAGCTGCATGAGTAAGAGTTACATAAGAGTTCAGTCATTTCATTGAGTCTTTTGTTCCAAGAGATTTACAACAAGTgagctgtctgtgtgttgcGCAAGGAAAAAAACTAACTCGAAAATGTTAAAATCCTCAGATCAAGCCATAACAAATGGTTtaaaagaacattaaaaaaaaaaatgtatacagaaaatacacagacCTTTATTTACACTAGCAACACACTGTGTACAGTggcataaaaaataaagactcTAATCGCTTCAGTGAATGTAGACCCAGGGCATAGaacataatgaaaaacactATTAAACAGCAAATCCTGCAATACAAAGTTCAATAGTGtctgagaaaaaacacagaggcaacTGAACATGTAGAGGCGGAGAGACCTCTTCCACAGAGGAAGCTCCGCATCCATCTCTGTCACTGCGGTATGCTGCTGGGaaatattagtgtgtgtgtgtgtgtgtgtgtgtgtgtgtgtgtgtgtgtgtgtgtgtgtgtgtgtgtgtgtgtgtgtgtgtgtgtgtgtgtgtgtgtgtgtgtgtgtgtgtgtgtgtgtgtgtgtgtgtgtgtgtgtgtgtgtgtgtgtgagagagggcaCTGACACCATGGCTCTAATCGGGTGCTTGGCCTTGATGAAAAGCCAGAACCACAGCTGCCAAATGTAACCGTAATAAAATCTTTTATACAATCTTATGAGTGTAGGGAGTGAGTAGCTCTGTGTGGGTGCCTCTTATGACACAATGGACAGATTGAGACTGGTTGTGAATTTTTGCCCTGCAGACAGTGGTGACTTCCTTTTGGCAAGGAAACCATTAAATATAAAGTGATGCAGGGCGCTGctgggaacacacacaagcctctCGTCATAGCAACATGACAGCAACAGTTCATTtcaacactttcactttctcacAATCTGACAGTGGATTTATACAAAGAGGAGAATTATTTAAAAGCATTCCTATGgtcattttagatattttataaCATTGTATCACTGCCTTACCCTTCCTGAGGACTCGTTTCTTGGCCCTGACATCTGtctccagctctgcagctctgatgtAGATGCGGACGGACTGCGGCATGTGACGGACGGCCTGGGCTACCACGGCTTTAGCCGTGTCCCCAGGCTGGAGCCGGGCTGCCTCCAGCCACACGTCCTCACTCTGGTGGgcagagaaaaataattatagcatcaggagggagaggaacaAATTAACCCATGTGCGACTCAGCCAAGCAGCATTAGTGTGTCATTAAATGAAATAGCTGGCGATtcaaagttaaataataataacaatgatgatAATGAACTTTATCTATTTCGTACAAGAAAAGTAGAATAAGCGcaatttacaattaaaaaaattacatgCATGTGCTTCGATGAAAACTTACATAGATTGCACATAATAAACAGGGATAGAAGGCCATAAAAAGTAACCAGTAATAGCTCTCTTTggacaaatattaaataaacgtaaaaatattattacatacatTAAAGTTTATAGATATAGATGAATGAGCTTAACATATTTACAGATTCAGTTTACTGTCCATCCTTACCTTAGGACACATCTCGGTGCCTTTCATGATCAGGTTCCTCGCCACCTGTAGTTTGCCAGTCACCTCCTCCAGCCTGGCAGAGGCAATCCAGGCAGGTGGGTGATGGGGATTGGTCTCCCTCACTGATTTCAGCAGCAGACGAGCCTTCTTGATGTCACTTGACATAAGgaggcaaaaataaatcatctgacgaacaacattttactttacaCACATAAGGATCTTGGTATCTCTTTAGTGTTTCTACCTAATGTCTCCTCCATGTGTGGGGATCATTGAGTTGAGATCTGTCAGGTAACCCTTAGGATCCACCACTGTCTGTCCACTCACTGAGTCAGAAACCTGAACACAGGTAAAATGTAAACACGGGacatagaataaataaatactgtgcATTGGGATATCAAGTGCAGTGCGAGTTGTAGAACAAGGTAAAAGTGAAGGCGACTGAGGATGATGCATCAGTTACCTGACTGAGCCTCATATCCATGAGTGTGTTCCTGGCCTGACCAATTTTCCTCATGTCCAGCTCTCCTGTCCCTGGCGTCATCAGACCAGGGGTCATGCTTCCAGGGTAAGGGGTGTTCAGACCTGCCAGCTagggaagaaaagaaataatcatCAAAGAGAAGAGCATTTAATCTTGAAAAAGGCTTGTGAAAAAAAGGCCTGGATAATGCGACACTACCACTGTGACTGATACACACAAAAAAGTCTAAGCAATAGCTTtccaatgctgcagactgacaAATACAATACAGTGTAATCATATTAATAATGTATGTTCAGAAtgaaaactttttaaatgaGTTGTTAACAGGCCATTTTCCCATTGGCTCTCAATTCAGGTGTGTGGTAATGGGTTCCACTTGCATAAACAGTCAATCTAACCAATCAGATTGGTACAAGCAGGTGATTCTATCCTGTTACAAAGTCGATGTCCACTGAGATTGAACAGTTGAAGTAATTTGTTTCTTTGCAGTGAGATATCATGACTCCTGCTGGTGCCAGATGAAACTACATATCGCtcactgatgtgtgtctgtcttaaTGTAGATGTCCACAGTaaagaaattagtttttgtgtgtataCTGACCCCTTGCAGAGGGTCAacactggtgtttttttctccagtctgCAGGTGTTTGGAGAAGAAGCTGTCAGGGACAGGGGTGAGCTTTTCATAGCGGGGATTCCTCTGTCGCTTGTTCCTTGCATCTCCAACCTCAGGGATGCTGAGCCACTCTTCTTCTGATACCTCTGCCAACTTTCTCTGTGATCAGATAGAAAAAAATGAAGGATGAAATTTAATAAAGAGATTTATAAATGGAAAGTGAGTGATGTGGCATCTGTGTAACAAATATAGTGCTGTAAATCACTGTATATCTTGTGAAAAAGCTCTACCAGCTTGATTTCATGTAACCCTAATCACTCCAGCTGGAAAATCTCAAAAGGTCTTGGTGGACAAGGTTAGAACAATGATTACAATGTTTACCTATTCTTACACAGTttaaaataggaaaataaagtttttcgCTTGACAGCGACAGAGTCACTAAAATGTGGAGAGACAGGTGTAAGAAGAGGACAGCCGAGAAAAAGCTGGGTGATTTGGGTTGGAAAAGAAAGGCAGCAGTTCGGCACATGTGCAACTTTGTACCTTTAGAtctgaaaactgctgctgtaTCTTGGGTCGCTCCATACGATATTTCTCaatttcttccttttctctcagctccctaaaaaagagagaagaaaactttaaaaacaagcctCACATACATTATAAATTGCAAAGGATGTCCAACATGAAGACACTGTGTGAAATCTGGAGTAAACTTTAACCCAAAACCCAGGTGGGAGAAATGTATTGCTACCTTCTTTCTTTGCGTCTTTCATCCATCCTCTTGTCTAGTGCAGCATATATAGCATCTGCTTCTTCGTCGTCTTTCTCATAGGGTCCACTGGAAAACAAGCTACCTGCATATCCATTGAactacaagaaaaacaaacagcctaATGTTATGGGGTTGGCAGAAAATATCACACAATCCGTATGATATACAGATTAATGGTCTGGTCTGCTATGAGTTTTGAAACTTCATACACAATTTTACAtcagaaaaacatcaaataacagCCAGAGACAATCGAGTCACAGGCACCTCATCATAGTTGGTATCATTGAgatcttcttcatcctcctcgttctttttcatttggtccCCAACCGTCCTCTTCCCTGGGGGTGCATGCCGATCATCCACTGGATCATTGGCATCACGAGCAGGACCAATATCTGATCGGGTGGTGAAACCAGTTGCACTGAGGAGaaatcacagaaataaaaatttGGCATAGGACTCGAACAGGGAAATTCAATAAA
The sequence above is drawn from the Hippoglossus hippoglossus isolate fHipHip1 chromosome 7, fHipHip1.pri, whole genome shotgun sequence genome and encodes:
- the prpf6 gene encoding pre-mRNA-processing factor 6, translating into MASSGPKQAPKMSKASQGGAGAAGANGATPATPLASPLMGKKKKPFLGMPAPLGYVPGLGRGATGFTTRSDIGPARDANDPVDDRHAPPGKRTVGDQMKKNEEDEEDLNDTNYDEFNGYAGSLFSSGPYEKDDEEADAIYAALDKRMDERRKERRELREKEEIEKYRMERPKIQQQFSDLKRKLAEVSEEEWLSIPEVGDARNKRQRNPRYEKLTPVPDSFFSKHLQTGEKNTSVDPLQGLAGLNTPYPGSMTPGLMTPGTGELDMRKIGQARNTLMDMRLSQVSDSVSGQTVVDPKGYLTDLNSMIPTHGGDISDIKKARLLLKSVRETNPHHPPAWIASARLEEVTGKLQVARNLIMKGTEMCPKSEDVWLEAARLQPGDTAKAVVAQAVRHMPQSVRIYIRAAELETDVRAKKRVLRKALENVSKSVRLWKTAVELEEPEDARIMLSRAVECCPTSVELWLALARLETYENARRVLNKARENIPTDRHIWITAAKLEEANGNTQMVEKIIDRAITSLHANGVEINREQWIQDAEECDKAGSVATCQAVIRAVIGIGIEEEDRKHTWMEDSDSCVSHGALECARAIYAHSLQVFPSKKSVWLRAAYFEKNHGTRESLEALLQRAVAHCPKAEVLWLMGAKSKWLAEDVPAARSILALAFQANPNSEEIWLAAVKLESENNEYERARRLLAKARSSAPTARVFMKSVKLEWVLGNIEAAQELCTEALKHYEDFPKLWMMRGQIEEQGENMDKAREAYNQGLKKCPHSTSLWLLLSHLEERVGQLTRARAILEKARLKNPQSPELWLDSVRLEFRAGLKNISNTLMAKALQECPNSGILWAEAVFLEARPQRKTKSVDALKKCEHDPHVLLAVAKLFWSERKITKAREWFLRTVKIDPDLGDAWGLFYKFELQHGTEEQQEEVRKRCENAEPRHGELWCAESKHVLNWQKKTGEILALVASKIKNTF